The following is a genomic window from Mycolicibacterium sp. TY81.
GTGCCTCGCACAGCGGTAACGGCCAGGACAGCAGTTGCTGGCCCAGTCCGGCGACGAGTAGCAGTGGCGTCGCATCGGCGTCACCGATCTGCTCGAAGCACAACGTGATCCCTTGGCCGACATCGGCGAACTCCTCACGGGGGTCGGTCATCACGCCACGACCTCGCCGACCGCGGCGTCGACCCTGCCGACGACCTGCGGCACAGTGCGGCGATGCCAGACGGCCCGGCCACCGTCGCCCGGGGTCCAGGCCACACCCCGGGAGCGCCACTTCTCGTCCGGGGCTGTCGTGGGGGACAGCTCATAGTCCTGCAGCAAGGTGCGCAACACGACGTTCATCTCCATGTCGGCGAAGGCGGCACCGATGCACCGGCGGGTGCCACCACCAAACGGAATCCAGGAGTACATACCGGGTTTGGCGCCAATGAACCGGTCGGGGTGGAACGTCATGGGGTCAGGGAAAACGTTCTCGTCGAGCTGTACCTGGTCGAGCGCGACCACAATCTGGTAGCCCGGCGGGATCACCCACTGGCCCAGTTGCAGGGGCTCCCCGGCGATCATCCGCGCGACCTCGGTAACAACCGGCCGGGTGCGCTGGACCTCGAGCACCGTGGCTGCCAACAGCTCGGTTCCACCTCGATCGATCTCCTCGACGAGTCGGTCGAGGAGCGCAGGATGGCGTCGCAGCCGTTCGACGGCCCAGGCAAGTGTGTTGGCCGTGGTCTCGTGCCCTGCGCCGAGCAGGGTGAAAAGCTCATCGGCGATCTCGGTGTCGGTCATCGCTTCGCCGTCCTCGTAGGTGCTCTGCACCAGCATGGCCAGGACGTCGTCGCGTTCGGACAGCGTCGGATCGGCGCGCGTGGCCGCGATGAGGTCGAGCACCACTGCGTCATACTCGGCACGCATCGAGCGGAATCGTGCCCAAGCCCCCCATCTGCGGTCGGGGTCGGCGAACGGTGAGGCGGTCAGCTTGGCTCCGAGTTCCACCATCGGCGGCATGATGCGTCGCAACTGCTCCAGGTGTGCGCCTTCGGCGCCGAGGACGGCGCGCAGGATGATGTTGAGCGTCAAGCGCATGAATGGCTCGGCGGACTCCATCTCCTCGCCCATCCGCCACGTCGTGGCCTCGCGGCGGGTCTCCTCGATCATGAGCTGCTCGTGGGCCCTCATCTGTCTGCCGTGGAAGGGCGGTACCAGGAGCTTGCGTCGGCGTCGGTGCGCTTCGCCCTCCAGTGCGAACGTCGACCCGGGCCCGAGGACGTTGCCGAGGTTGGGGACCCCGTTACCGGCGATCTCAGTACTGGCGGTGAAGAGTTCCTTGGTCAGATCGGCGGTGGTCAACACGACGCAGCGCCCGTAGGGCGCCATCTTCATGGTGAAGGTCGACCCGTGGCGGCACTGAAGTCCGGTCAGAAGACGTCTGCGGAAATAGATCCAGCCGGCGAGCAAAACCGGGCCGGGGAGCCTGGTCGCCTCCGGTAGGCGGGCCGCCGAGGGGGTAGTGAGCGAGTTCATGTCTTCTCTCCCTTTCGACGTCGGGTACTTAACAGTACCCTCCGTACCGTACAGCGATGTGAGTGCCACCACAATGTTCGGTGGGTGCAAAGCCGGGGCGAAGAGAATCCTGACCGGCAATCGCCATGGAATCCGGTCGAGGTGGTGGCTGTCGTCCCGCGATTCCTTCGCCTGCGCCGCCCTAACTCTCGGAGTGAAACGGACCGCTTAGGCGCGAAGACGCACTCTGTCGGCAGCGAATTGCGCTGCTTCGGTGGTCATCCCAGCTGTGCGATATGCGCTGTGGGCGGAGCGTTCAAAGCCGTCTGGCGAGCACACCGGGTCCCCAACCATACAGAGGTCGATGGTCCGGTCGGCATACCGCGAGCCGATGGTAATGGGTGGGGCTGTTTGGACGAGCATGTGCACAAAGCCTTGCGTGGGTTTGCCGAACAACACTACGGCGGCGACATGATCGGCGATCTCGGGTGGTAGCGGGCCCGTAATTCCGGGCGGCAGAGCGTATCCCGGCGGAACGACGTCGGTGGTGGTGTAGGCCGCCACGGCGGCTCCCTGTGAGTACCCGCCGAGCACGATCTGCGTTTCCGGGCATTGCGCGGCGATCGCCGCAACTCTGGTGCTCGCGTCGGCAACCCCGTCGGCCGCCCGGGGAAAATCGAGGGAGGCAGGATAATTCACGGGGTAGAGATCTACGGACTCATCGGGCAGATGGGCGCGCAGTGCGTCGACGAACGCTTGTCCTGTTTGCCCGGGTCCTGGCGCTTCGAAGGTGCCGCGAGCGAAGACCACCTCGACTCCTGGGCAGGGGTCGGCGGACGCCGCGGGGATGAGTGTCAACGACGACGCGAGGGCCGTCAGGGCTACCGTTAGCAGAAGGGGTAGGCGGCGTCGTCCGGCGTACGTCAACGTTCCGGCCTTTTTGTCGGCGATGGTGGGATGCGAAGTCGATCGGAATCTACGTTGTCCAGACCTCAGGCGGGTGTCATGCATGTTGGTTCTCCAGTGGGAGTTCGAATGTGAGCTGAGGGGATCGCGAGCGCCACGAGACTGCGGTTGGTCGGCGCATGATTCATGGCATCACGATCGGATTGGTGGGCTGTGAAGGGTCTTGGCGTCGGCGTCGGCCAACCCCGGAGCGCCAGCTGGTGATCGCGGTTACCGCAACCGAGACAAGGGTCTGAGCGCCTGCACCTCAAGGGTAAGCAGCGGGCTCACTCTCCGCCGTCGTCGACGACGTTCTGCACGTCCTCTGGGGTCAGGAGTTGTCGCGTGGCGGCCGCGCGAGCTGCTGCCAGGTCAGGATTGTCGGAACTGGCGAAATCGATGGCCAGGGATCCGTTGAAGGTGGTGATGTACGCGCTTTCTGTCATGTGCAGGCCGGGGATGTCGAGTCCCTGTGGCGACTGCCATTGTTGATAGGATGCTGGGTGAAAATCGATGAGCGAAACGCTCGGCGGGGTAACGAGTTCGGGTATCCGCCCCCAGTTGGTGCTGCTCAGTGTTTCCCCGGGAGTCAGCACTGCGGGCAGTTCGGGGAACTCGTCATTGGATAGTGCCGCCACTAGTCCCAAGAGCTCGGCGATCATGCCTCGGTCCAGATCCGCTGCGAGCTTGGTATTGAGTTTGCGGGCCATCTCGTACATTCCGTCCCCAGCGACATCGGCCCCTGTCGCAAACACCGGGGCTATCACATTCGTGCCCTCGGTGAGTCCCACCGGCGGGTTCAGACGTGAGCGTAGGTCGACGGTGTACATGTAGGCGATCTCGCGCACGTCGACGGAACGTACCTGCGCTTCGGCAAGAATCAACGCAGCCGAGATGACGCCATTGACTGTCGTGTGCTGCGACCGTGCGTTGGAGATGAGTTGTGTTGTCTGCGCCGGCGGCAGCCGCAGCCGGATGAACTCGGCGGACGCAGCGTCGTTCGCGACGGCGGTGTCGCTGATGTCATTGCAGGGCAATGGAACTGAGCCCGACGATGTAGCGTCAGGGTAACCGCGTGCCAGCAGCAGGGCCTCGGCCGACTCAGGGTACGGGTGGGGAGTTAGGGTGGGGGATGGGCGTCCGGCAACGATATCGGTGTACATCGACCACAGTTGAGTGAGAAGGACCAGAGAATGCTGCCCGTCAGCCACGCTGTGGTGGGTGAAGAAGGCGACAGTAGTATCGCCTTCTCCTTCGGCGATGTGCACGGCGCACACTTGGTCTTGCTGGCGCATCGTCAAGCCACGCAGAGGCGGTGAGCCGCGCCCCGAGGTGACGGTCACGTAGGTGGGGTCAGCATCGTCTCTTTCTGCGGTGATAGCGTGCCGCCCGGTGCCCAGTGGGACTATTCGGGTGGCGAGCACTGGATAACACGATCGCAGTTGGGCAAGGGCGCGCGTCATCGCCGCGACATCGATATGCCCAGTTGCACGAACGCAGTATCCGACGAAGCTGCCAAAGCTGGCGTACACCTCCTCGCTCAGGTCCAGCGGACGAATCAGCGATTGGGTCGCTGCTGTCGCGCGGTGATCTGCCATTTTGAAAGTCCCTCTCGATTCATTGCGGATCCAACTTCGACCCACAATATCTGGGTCATGTGACCCGGGGTCACATGACCCAACTTAGAGGTAGGCTGATCAGGTGTCAAAGAGTCTCCGATCACAGCGCGCCCTCGAACGTCGTCAGCAGCTCATCAACGCGGCGATAGAGGTGATCGCCGACGTGGGGTTGGAAGCGACGACCACCCGCAAGGTGGCCGAGCAATCCGGCCTCCCGTTAAGTTCGGTGCACCACACGTTCACGGACAAAGACGAATTGATCTGCGCAGTCATAGATTTCGTTGGCGACCAAGTCGAAGCGCTGCGGCGCGATGCGCAACACCCGCAGGCTCGGAAACATTCGACACCCGAGAACGCGGTGCGCGAGGCGCTGTTTGTCTTCTGGAGCCTCGTCGAAGACGATCCGTCCTTCCAGCTGATGCAATTTGAGCTCATGATCTACTGTTTGCGCCACCCTGACTCGCACTGGATGGCGCAACGGCAGTACGACCGCAACTGCGCTCTTGTCGCCAATGCGTTGAGGACAGCGGTCGAGGGTACGGTCGCCGCGGGCGGTATTGACATCGAGCAGACCGCTCGGCTGATCTTGGCTGCCCTGGACGGTATCGTGCTGCATTTCCTTGTGTATAGAGATCGCGAACGGGCCAAGATCGCGCTGGAGAGCCTAGCGAGTGCTTGTAGCCCGTACCTCACCGGGGGCCCGGGCTCGTACCGAGGTCCCAGATCGCTCCCAGCCACGCTGCGATTCTGACCCTCGGAAAGGGTGACTATCGCGAATCCTCCGGCGTAGACAGCACCGTGCCCTCGGGAGGCCGGGCTGTGCTGTCGCCCGCGACGAGGCGGAGTCGGCTCGTCACCTCGATGGCCGCCGAAGGTTCGAGTGCGTCTTGGCCGGTGATGATGAGTTGCACCATGTACCTCGCACTGAATTCGAGATCGTGGCCGGCATCGCGGATCGCGCCACGCAAATCGACTGTGCCGTAAGCAGAATCGCCATACCACTCACGCCCACCACCACTGGTGGTGGTGTCCTCGGTCAGGAACTGCTCGGCGACCGCGGCATCGGAATTCTCGGTTCCGGCGGCCATGGTCAACGCCTCATCGGTGATGATCCCAGTCTCGGGTTCGGCCACCACATGCGCCCGACACCCATCCCGGTGTGCCTCAG
Proteins encoded in this region:
- a CDS encoding cytochrome P450 yields the protein MNSLTTPSAARLPEATRLPGPVLLAGWIYFRRRLLTGLQCRHGSTFTMKMAPYGRCVVLTTADLTKELFTASTEIAGNGVPNLGNVLGPGSTFALEGEAHRRRRKLLVPPFHGRQMRAHEQLMIEETRREATTWRMGEEMESAEPFMRLTLNIILRAVLGAEGAHLEQLRRIMPPMVELGAKLTASPFADPDRRWGAWARFRSMRAEYDAVVLDLIAATRADPTLSERDDVLAMLVQSTYEDGEAMTDTEIADELFTLLGAGHETTANTLAWAVERLRRHPALLDRLVEEIDRGGTELLAATVLEVQRTRPVVTEVARMIAGEPLQLGQWVIPPGYQIVVALDQVQLDENVFPDPMTFHPDRFIGAKPGMYSWIPFGGGTRRCIGAAFADMEMNVVLRTLLQDYELSPTTAPDEKWRSRGVAWTPGDGGRAVWHRRTVPQVVGRVDAAVGEVVA
- a CDS encoding cutinase family protein; translated protein: MTALASSLTLIPAASADPCPGVEVVFARGTFEAPGPGQTGQAFVDALRAHLPDESVDLYPVNYPASLDFPRAADGVADASTRVAAIAAQCPETQIVLGGYSQGAAVAAYTTTDVVPPGYALPPGITGPLPPEIADHVAAVVLFGKPTQGFVHMLVQTAPPITIGSRYADRTIDLCMVGDPVCSPDGFERSAHSAYRTAGMTTEAAQFAADRVRLRA
- a CDS encoding TetR/AcrR family transcriptional regulator — translated: MSKSLRSQRALERRQQLINAAIEVIADVGLEATTTRKVAEQSGLPLSSVHHTFTDKDELICAVIDFVGDQVEALRRDAQHPQARKHSTPENAVREALFVFWSLVEDDPSFQLMQFELMIYCLRHPDSHWMAQRQYDRNCALVANALRTAVEGTVAAGGIDIEQTARLILAALDGIVLHFLVYRDRERAKIALESLASACSPYLTGGPGSYRGPRSLPATLRF